The sequence TGCAAGATCATGCAGAACAAATCAGGTTTCTTGTGTCACTGACAAGACAACTACATACAGGTCTTGGGGCATTTTTGTGGACATATCCATTGCCCCTTGTCCTTATGTTTCATTTTGCTGACACATTGGAAGACTTGCAGTTGTCGACCTGACCATTTgaagatttgaaaattttccttCCTTCTCTCCCTAGTCCACATGAATGAGGAATAAAGAATGATCTGAAATTAGATGGATGGATAACATCGTGCCATTGTAGACATAATccttatgtttgttttcggttttgggccatctcagagatggcccaaaacagAAGCAATGTTTGCCATTGCTTGTTTTGCCatgtttttgtcttgtttctaagtattttgtcttgtttctaagtatttaatttttaaatacaaatatattttattttaaccacttaatattttatacgtaatattttctacatcattggaataattaaaaattttaaaaaatataaaataatataattattctacgcggttaattcatatattatattatttgaataatgtatttaaatttatcacctcAAATATaacaactaacaaaaaatattgttaatccattattagagtgcatttaattatttttaaaagtgtatttacataaattatttttttcatttccatacatatataattagaaaataatatttattttaatccactcacaactaaataaattatatatttttatacacatatatatataaatatatataaaagagacatgatttgacaatgaacagtattttttgtctccccactacccaacatcaaacataacatacttattttatattatctccaaaaacaaatccaaacatacacactatctctaacttatttttatttatctttgtttttctctctctatctccacaaaatacccaaaaacaagttaaaaacaaaaccaaacataatgaatGGTTGTCGGGAAAAATGTTGTTTGTGGAACTACCACTGGAGCTGATCTTCTCTGCTCCGGTATGTCTCCGTTTCTGTACTTGAGAGTTCTGCACTTAGCTACTTTCATTGCCAACTCTTGATTCTTCTGGCTGTTACGTAtgcttttccatttttcccTGTTACTATTAATGAATACGTGtcttatgtttttattaaattaatattgtaattataaaaaaagttaataattaaatgtaatttaagaaATGAATTCTCAAAATGTCTGTCAACTTGAACgattgttttaatatataggaaaacttaaacaagttaaaaataccaaatttaaataacaatataatatgaatatattgtAATCTTCATTagcttttctctttttgattttgatccctagtaatgttttcttttttgcttcccttgatgaattttgttacatactttcttttcaaattgttAAGAGTTTCTTCATCATCACTCAAGGCTTTCTATCTCAAATTAATAGTCTTTTTCTGCCTTATTCCAGTCAAGATCTCCTCATCTTTGTCATCAATTTCATAATGTCTTGCCTTCTTAGTTCTTACTAATGAGTATTATTTTTGGCCCATCATCCTGTATTGGTTTAGTTGATGTCTTACTTTTTTCTGATTTCCTAGTTGGTGTTGTGTCTTTTGAATATCTCTGCTATGACGTTGAATCTGCCATTGATcacttattcttttttgttaattgcaTTGAGGAATCAAAACACTGTAGAAGTTTGTAAACATTCCTATAAAGAAGTTAAAGAAATGTTGTGTAAGTACCAAGACAAAGTACGAATGAtcatataaattcataatttgagAGGAATTAAAActattgttttatatatttatctaaaattaagtaaacttgaacataaaatgttttattttattaatattattgatctttaaaattaatgatcgaGGCATATTTTAGGCGAGAAAATGGGGTGTCGTGCATTTTAGGCGACAAAATggtcttatatatttatctaaaacAATGCTTTTATCATTAATGTTTTatgaaaatcaacttaaagatgtaaaaaacaaaaatgcaatGGTGATTCTTTGCAGCTGCAGCATAAAAACGATTCACAGTTATAGTCGATAATCAAAATAgtctatataaaatacatatgcaATAAAATGAGGTATGAGCAAACTGAACTCGGTATGATCTTCAAATCCAtggagaaaattaaagaacaatTAACTAAGGAGAAATGATATCCTTACAcattatcaaatttcaaagcgtaagaaatattaatgaacTAAAAGAAGAATTTATATTGTACAGGGAATATATAGTTTtgacaatttatatatatttttatttaagcatAGAATTAACAGTATGTTTTCTAACTTTCACGGCCACATACATTCTTCTTCTTGTGAATTGATATCAGGAAGCGTTTGTTTTTCAgttgaattaataattctaaattattacttttaaaaaaatgataaaaggaagaaaaattctGAATTACACTGTCAATGATGGCAACTTGTATTTgtctttattttctataatgcTATGGGAAAGCCATAAGGACTTTCTCGTTTTAGCCATTGTACGGTATCCAAAACCCCAAAAAAAGGTCCAGATATTGTATCATTAAAACTTGATTTTcatcttattcttattttcaatCAGTACTGATGCTTTTATAGCATTCCTCATTGCTGCGCAACCATAATCTCTTCATTCAAACACAAGGGGAAGACATATGATATCAATTATATTCGGCACTCAAATGGTACATTCTTGACAAGAAAAATGGAACAACCTAAGGACCAATTCCAAATTTCTATCTTGAGCAGCAACTCTAAAACTTGGgaacataattacaaaatattatctcAACAATGTCTAAAGGGTTATTGGTATGTGTTGCACGGGATAAGTTGCTTGAGGACAACCATTTAATGTTTAACCTTTCATTCCAACATGCAGCAGAGCACATTCATCTGGGCTGACCTCAAACTGCACTTAAGCCCAAGTTTTCATCTAAATTatgttcaaaaaattttgtttgtttagaGCTCAGGACATGAACTGAGAAGATCCACAATCTTGGAAGACATGCCAAGAACGAGTCAGTTTGGAGTTAAGGACTCCAACTTCTTTTCATAAAGCTTGGCACGCCTCAGGGCATCCATAGCCTCAGCTTGCTTTCCAGAACGTTTTAAGTTCACTGCCTTAACCTTCTCTGCCTTGATTCTTTGTAGCAATTGCTCTCTCTCTATGTTAACATTTTCAGTATTATCTATGTTTGATTTGGTTGACTCTGGTCTTTGTGTGCCCTGAGATGCAGTTCGTGCATCTTCTAGTCCAATTGATTGCAAAGCAGATAAAAGCTGAGGATCGAGGAAATCCTCAATGCTAACATCATCTGGTTCGGCACTTTTGGAAGACACTGCAGAATCATGAGAATCCAATTCTTGCAACTGGGTTTCTAGAGCTTTTGCCAGTTCGAATTCAGCATCAGCTTCAGCTATTTTACCTTCTCGTCTTAGCTTAAGAGATTGGCGCTTGTGACTAAGGGACTCCTGCTGCAGTTTGAACCTCTCACGGCTGGATAACGGTTTGGGAGCTGAACTAGGACTTGCTTCCTTTCTGTCCATAGAAGAAACATCAGAGACTGGCGCATCAGTAGATTTGATGCTACTTTGAGATGTATCGCCCTCCATTTGCTTTTCCAAGAGCTTTGCCAACCGGAGCTCCTCTTTGGCTTCTGCCAACTTTCCTTCTCTCTTCAAGGCGACTGCCTTCCTCTTGTGAGCCAAGATTTCTTGTTTGACCGAACTAGAATGTGTTTGAGAATCTGTTGCTCGAGAAGAGTTCAATTCATCAATGTGAGACTTCTTCAGAGCTGAGATTTCTTCTTGGACGGAACTAGAATGCAGTTGGGAACCTGTTGACTGAGAAGAGCTGAGGTCATGAATATACAACTTCTCTTTCTCAGGAAATATCTCTTCAGGTTTCTCAAGTTTAACCTTGTCTTGGTTTCGCGAATCTCCCATTCTGTTTTCATGCAGATCCACCTGAGTAGAAGATTTGGTATTTTGCAGAGCACCAAAGGATGCATCTCCTCCATCATTTGTAGATGAAACTTCTCTTTGTGTTGGTTTTTCATACTCTTGCAACTGTGCCTCCAATGATTTCGCATTTTCGAGCACTTCATCAGCTGCCTCAGTATCTCCTTGGCGTCTCAGAGTAAgtgcttttcttttcaatgATAATAGTTCTCTCTGGATTTCACTCTTACTTTTTCTAGATGTCCCAGTTTCTACATTGACAACAGATTGTGTAATAGAGGAACTACTTGCATAATTTGGGGCCACTATGTTTTCTTTCGATATGACAGATGAAACTTTGTCATTTGCTTCCATTATGGTGGTGGATGGAACTTTCACATTATCTTCATCCTCCCACCCCAAGTTCTTCAACAGAGAAAGGTAAGTTGGATCATGCAAATCTTGATCTGTTACTTCCGCTTCGTCTCCATCACCCACAGCAGTCTGTGTCATAGTGTAAGCCTGCCTACTGCCAGTACTTGGCTGTGCAACAACAGGAGATTTATTCATCTCTTCAAGTTGTTCTTCAAGAACCTTAGCCTTTTTCAGTTCTTCTTCTGACTCATCCAGTCTACCCTCCCTCCTGAGAGTTAGAGCCTTCTTTTTCAGAGCGATAAGCTCTTTCTGGATTGTCAATTTACTCTTTGGAGCCGGTTTTGGGCCTTTATCATTCCTACGACCAACATTTTCAGCACTTTCCGCGGTGGAAAAGAATGGTTCTTCCACAGATTGGGAGTCTGAATTTTTCTGAAGGTCTCTTTCAAGTACTTTTGCCTTCTTTAGCAGTGCCATTGCTTCTGCAGTATTGCCTGCCCTTTTCTGATTTAGAGCCTCTCGTTTCAAAGACTGAATCTCAGTTAGTAATGATTCACTGCTAGACGATGAAACAGGACCATGAATATCATCAGAATAGGCATCATCTTCAGCCCAACCCAATGATTTCAGTGCAGATGCCATTTCTGGATCTTCCATGTCCTCATCTGTCACTTCAAAATTTCCATCCACACCAAGATCATCAGCAATACCAAGCAAGctattgaaatcaaaattcatatcagTTTTATATCCAGATAACAAATCATCATGCCCATCAGAATCTATACCCCGCATCAGTGATGAAAGTTCATCATCAGAATCATCAGCCCCACCCAAAAGTTCTTCTTCCTCTATTTTCCTCTCAAGAATTTTAGCTCTCTTTAATTCTTCCTTGGCCTCAATAAGGTTCCCTGCACGCTTCAGATCAAGAGCCTTTTTCTTATGAACAATAACCTGAGACCTGTCGGTGCCGCTAGCTTGCTTCTCTTTACCGGGCTTCTGAGAGATTTCTCTGAGAAGTGAAGACAGCTCACCCTCCAAGGTCAAAGTTGCAGGTTTTTTCTCAGCATCACGAAGATCTACATCCGACCACCCCAATTCTTTGAGTTCAGCTGAAAGATCATCCTTTTCTTTACCCTTCATAGCTGGGGGCTTAATTTTGTCAGCAGATGCGCTAAAATGATCTTTAATTTGCTGAATATCATCTGTGTTACTGGAAGATAAAGCTTTTCTACGATTTTTTCTGAGAGATATCTCCAATGCTGCAGCCTGCCTCTCAAGCTCTTTCCCCCTTTTAAAGGCTTTTAAGGCTTCATCAGACTTTCCTTCAGCTTTCAAAGTTTTGTACTTCTGCTTTTCAACCAGAGCTTGTTCACGCAACTCCTCAGGGGTAGCAGATTCTACCTCTGTCAACATTCGAGTTGGCTGATCAAGAGACAGATTTCTGACAATATCACCTCCTTCAACCTGAGTGACTCCTTGTTCAATGTTAGAAGATGATGTGCTGCCTGTTCTTTGTGTTGAGAAAAGTTTATCCTCATTACCCAGAATCTGATTTAGAATATCATCCTCTTTCTTTCTGGAGCCACCTGCACAGagctatatattaaaaaacaagaaaatatctCTGCAAAACATAGCATCATTAAGCTTGAAGTTGAATCTTGATACTATCATTCAGctttttattgaaatgataGAAAAAGTAAACCAAAGAACCAAAATGGGGGTGAGCAAACCGTAATCAAAGAAAACATGGATTCTAAAACGACAATGGAGCGAAGTTAAAACCTCTGACAGTAATAAGATCCTTGAATGTGTACCTTTTGCAGctctatttttatatccatGTCGCATTTCAAATCGAGCAGCCTCTTCTAGCTTTTTGCAGGGTTCGCAAATACGCACCGGTGAATCACCTTGTCCGCGTAAGACCATTCTTTGCTGGGTACAACTGTTACAGAATATGCCCCCACACCTCCGGCAGTGGTGCTGGAATCCATGGCATCAGAAGTGAATAGTGAGAGGAGTTCAAACAATAGAGTTATGTCTTCCATAAATTTGCAAATACCAACTATTGCTGGAAACCATTTCATTTCTGTGAGATGGGGAGGAAGGCAGCATTCAGAAGGAACAGATGTGGTGATAATACTGTTATAAGTTCGAGAACGGAAGTATAAATTATTCCTGAATTTCTGCTCTAAGAGTGAGAAATTGAATTATGGGTCATAAAATTTCCAATCCCATGACATCCTTTTCCCTAAAACACAATTATATACCAGAATTTGCAGAGAAGCTAGACTGATTGCTCTCACAGTTTTAATAATATCTCATACAATATAAAAGGCCTATCAATGAGAAATAAGTACCAAATAAGCGGAAATAGATGTCACCATAAATCAAAGAATAGAAATCCTGCAGCCCTCATCCTCATATAGTCATATTGGAGATTGTACATGACAAGTAAGAAACCTTTCAAAGGCTCAAGGTGCTGCAAATTCCACTATGACTACCAACTAAGAAAAACTGTCCATTCTTAGACCAACATTGGTTATTATCCTAGCCGATCTTATCAAGTTTGCATTCCGCGAATATCTTTTCTGTATCTTGTCTTGTAAGTGTGGGAGCATCCTATCATTCATCTGATCTAGGTTAATGTACTTTACTACACACCCAACCCCACCCCCCCAAAGGAGTTAAAAAAACCGAAAACTATAACATAGACCAGAAATAGCCATAAATAACCAAAAGAGAAGCATAGAATCTACCCCAAGGACAAGCCATGTTTTTCATCTAACTGGAGGAATAGTTAATAAGGTGCACAATATCTAAAACTCACCGAGCACACAAGCtgcaatcaaataaaaacctcAAAGTAGGAACAAACTTCACAGCCACAGAGGTACTGAGACAGTGAAACCAGTAAACCAGCCTAATCCCTTGACACCTAAAGAAACATACTGCAGCATAAACCTCAAACAAAACACTCTCTACAAAAATCCATCAACAAGAACAAATCATACTACTCTTATTGTATAACATCAAGACCACAGAACAAAACCGAAAATCCTATGACATCAGTGTTACAAAAACTGTATATTCTGTCCAAACAATATCGTGCAACATAATCCAGGAGAAACAGTTCAGTCCCACAGGGATCTAAAGAAAACGTCAACACCTATATCACAAACAAACCCACAAACTATTAACTCGTCGATCATCGATTTTACATCCCAAGATCAAAACTTTCACTCATGAAACCCCGAAACAATCAATTCCAGTACACGGTATCAAAAGAAATCAACCAAGGACTACCCACATCAAGCATCATAACCCACTAGCAAAAAcctcaacaacaacaacaatcgCAGAAATGGGTATTCAAGAAACCTGGTGAGATCATAACGGCGGGCAAAACAAGGTCAATTAGTAAGAATCAACAGACCTTGCGATTGATGAAAGTGAACTGCGAGGAACATCCCTGGCAATGCGAGGCATCAACTACCCAACTACTACCCCTCAGCGATGGCTTTGGAGGCAACCCAATTTTCTCCAGCATCTTCCTTCTTGTCCCCTTCgcttttgtttcttgattttttctctAGATCAATTTCCCCTCAGTGAGTTCTTCTTCTCCAAGTATTGCGCAGTAATAAGTATAGGATTACAATTgaaatgggacaaaaaatcAAGAGTAGTAGTAAAGAAAGAAGGGGTGGTTTCTCCGCACCGCAGGCTCTTGACTTTCACCGAAAATGGGGAAAAGTTCGCCCAAACAATGAATCTGAGTTGCACTTGTCCTTGTGGATGAGGTCAATCGTGTTGGCCtgagtcataatttttttcaagggGGTTTGCAGATAGATtgaagggataattatactctcctactaattatatataaattttatataattcgaaaattatattagttattctcgatttttatttttgtatgctAACTAAGTTTCTTCATaagtaaaaattcattaaatttgtgatattaataaaaaatttaaataaaaaatagtcttaattaatttataattaacttattgtgggtcaaataattttttggat comes from Sesamum indicum cultivar Zhongzhi No. 13 linkage group LG10, S_indicum_v1.0, whole genome shotgun sequence and encodes:
- the LOC105171883 gene encoding uncharacterized protein LOC105171883 is translated as MLEKIGLPPKPSLRGSSWVVDASHCQGCSSQFTFINRKHHCRRCGGIFCNSCTQQRMVLRGQGDSPVRICEPCKKLEEAARFEMRHGYKNRAAKGGSRKKEDDILNQILGNEDKLFSTQRTGSTSSSNIEQGVTQVEGGDIVRNLSLDQPTRMLTEVESATPEELREQALVEKQKYKTLKAEGKSDEALKAFKRGKELERQAAALEISLRKNRRKALSSSNTDDIQQIKDHFSASADKIKPPAMKGKEKDDLSAELKELGWSDVDLRDAEKKPATLTLEGELSSLLREISQKPGKEKQASGTDRSQVIVHKKKALDLKRAGNLIEAKEELKRAKILERKIEEEELLGGADDSDDELSSLMRGIDSDGHDDLLSGYKTDMNFDFNSLLGIADDLGVDGNFEVTDEDMEDPEMASALKSLGWAEDDAYSDDIHGPVSSSSSESLLTEIQSLKREALNQKRAGNTAEAMALLKKAKVLERDLQKNSDSQSVEEPFFSTAESAENVGRRNDKGPKPAPKSKLTIQKELIALKKKALTLRREGRLDESEEELKKAKVLEEQLEEMNKSPVVAQPSTGSRQAYTMTQTAVGDGDEAEVTDQDLHDPTYLSLLKNLGWEDEDNVKVPSTTIMEANDKVSSVISKENIVAPNYASSSSITQSVVNVETGTSRKSKSEIQRELLSLKRKALTLRRQGDTEAADEVLENAKSLEAQLQEYEKPTQREVSSTNDGGDASFGALQNTKSSTQVDLHENRMGDSRNQDKVKLEKPEEIFPEKEKLYIHDLSSSQSTGSQLHSSSVQEEISALKKSHIDELNSSRATDSQTHSSSVKQEILAHKRKAVALKREGKLAEAKEELRLAKLLEKQMEGDTSQSSIKSTDAPVSDVSSMDRKEASPSSAPKPLSSRERFKLQQESLSHKRQSLKLRREGKIAEADAEFELAKALETQLQELDSHDSAVSSKSAEPDDVSIEDFLDPQLLSALQSIGLEDARTASQGTQRPESTKSNIDNTENVNIEREQLLQRIKAEKVKAVNLKRSGKQAEAMDALRRAKLYEKKLESLTPN